The uncultured Desulfobulbus sp. genome window below encodes:
- a CDS encoding NAD(P)/FAD-dependent oxidoreductase, whose product MLKDGEKGVIRQRGTEETTYAIAPHIPCGVITPDQLRALADVADKYNVSELKITSAARIALFGLKEEQIDPAWKDLGMDPGYAVGLCVRSVKACPGIQFCRLAQQDSLEMGMELDTCYNGMALPSKMKLGVSGCKIQCAENCIKDLSLYGTPKGWSIMIGGSGSAWPRLADLLVEDLPRDEALAMVARIIEYYKKHSKRERMGRMVARLGFEKVQEDLLS is encoded by the coding sequence ATGCTTAAAGATGGAGAAAAAGGTGTCATACGCCAGCGAGGCACCGAAGAAACGACATATGCTATCGCTCCTCATATTCCCTGTGGGGTAATCACGCCCGACCAACTTCGGGCGTTGGCTGACGTGGCAGATAAATATAATGTCAGCGAGTTGAAAATTACGAGCGCGGCCCGTATAGCCCTCTTTGGCTTAAAAGAAGAGCAAATCGATCCAGCCTGGAAAGATCTGGGCATGGATCCGGGCTATGCTGTGGGGCTTTGCGTTCGTAGTGTGAAAGCCTGCCCAGGTATCCAGTTTTGTCGATTGGCTCAGCAGGATAGCCTGGAAATGGGTATGGAGCTGGATACGTGTTACAACGGTATGGCTCTCCCCAGTAAAATGAAGCTAGGCGTCTCCGGCTGTAAGATTCAATGCGCAGAGAACTGTATTAAAGATCTTTCCCTCTACGGCACCCCCAAGGGCTGGTCCATAATGATTGGCGGCAGTGGATCTGCCTGGCCTCGATTGGCTGATCTTTTAGTCGAAGACCTCCCCCGCGATGAAGCCTTGGCAATGGTAGCTCGAATTATTGAGTACTATAAAAAACACTCTAAACGGGAACGTATGGGGCGCATGGTTGCGCGTCTTGGCTTTGAGAAGGTGCAGGAGGATTTGCTCTCTTGA